One segment of Ignavibacteria bacterium DNA contains the following:
- a CDS encoding carboxylate-amine ligase: MAVEDGGVNFDPANPYERPSFTLGIEEEYMVLDPTTYDLKSHVNLELLSKGRVLLHEHIKPEMHGSMLEIGTGICNNTTEAKFEVTKIRSIVAHLAQQNGLRIGAASTHPFARWQDQEIYPDERYKVMVEDMQMLARSLLIFGMHIHIGIANRETQIQLMNEMRYFMPHVLAISSNSPFWMGMNSGLKSYRSKVFERFPRTALPDSFTSWREYESYVQLLIQTGSIDNAKKIWWDIRPHPHFPTLEVRICDLPMRVEETIAIAALCQAIAAKLFSLYEKNLSFRSYRRSLLMENKWRAVRYGLDGKLIDFGRQREMPARELILELLAFVDDVVDDLGSRKDLEYVYHILENGSGADRQLRVFNETGSMEEVAKYIHNETMSGLFSDITPFMDEFKAPSQDLINEKMSSLRSENSPE; the protein is encoded by the coding sequence ATGGCTGTTGAAGACGGCGGAGTCAACTTCGATCCTGCCAATCCCTACGAACGTCCGAGCTTCACGCTTGGCATCGAAGAAGAGTACATGGTACTCGACCCCACAACGTACGACCTCAAATCCCATGTGAATCTTGAGCTCCTGAGTAAGGGGCGGGTGTTGCTCCATGAACACATCAAGCCCGAGATGCATGGCTCGATGTTGGAGATCGGCACGGGTATCTGCAACAACACCACCGAAGCAAAGTTTGAGGTAACGAAGATCCGCTCCATTGTTGCGCATCTTGCGCAGCAGAACGGTCTCCGTATCGGCGCTGCGAGTACGCACCCGTTCGCACGTTGGCAGGACCAAGAGATCTACCCTGACGAGCGGTACAAGGTGATGGTAGAGGACATGCAGATGCTAGCCAGGTCGCTTCTGATCTTCGGCATGCACATCCACATTGGCATCGCCAATCGTGAGACGCAGATCCAGCTCATGAATGAGATGCGCTACTTCATGCCGCACGTTCTTGCCATCTCCAGCAATTCTCCATTCTGGATGGGGATGAACAGCGGACTCAAGAGTTATCGTTCAAAGGTGTTCGAACGATTCCCACGCACCGCACTCCCTGATTCGTTTACCAGCTGGAGAGAATACGAGAGTTATGTGCAGTTGTTGATTCAGACCGGTTCCATCGACAACGCAAAGAAGATCTGGTGGGACATCCGTCCGCACCCACACTTCCCAACACTTGAAGTTCGTATTTGCGATCTCCCGATGCGCGTAGAAGAAACCATTGCCATAGCTGCGTTGTGTCAGGCCATTGCAGCAAAACTCTTCTCCCTCTACGAAAAGAACCTCTCCTTCCGTTCCTATCGCAGAAGTCTCCTCATGGAGAACAAGTGGCGAGCAGTGCGATATGGCTTAGATGGAAAACTCATCGACTTCGGACGTCAGCGCGAGATGCCTGCTCGCGAACTCATTCTTGAGCTCCTCGCCTTTGTAGACGATGTGGTTGACGACCTCGGATCTCGCAAGGACCTCGAATACGTCTATCACATCCTCGAGAACGGTTCCGGTGCCGACCGCCAGCTCCGCGTCTTCAACGAGACCGGCAGCATGGAAGAAGTGGCCAAGTACATCCACAACGAAACGATGTCGGGCCTGTTCTCAGACATCACGCCCTTCATGGATGAATTCAAAGCCCCTTCACAAGACCTCATCAATGAGAAGATGAGCTCGTTGAGAAGCGAGAATAGTCCAGAGTAG
- a CDS encoding S8 family serine peptidase — translation MRIALLLLIAVVATTVNLSAGLLPGQDAYVVRRAPVSLPNGVERSVSNTVIRRTTPGSYVPGIVVVKTRAAHGVAKSQSTIPGSTVNRSLEVLNVADVNSAYPRVNDGNLAREIGLDRVYLIRYTDAIDPFDACARLMDDPEVEYAIPMYTHKLFYAPNDTRYSQQPWMGSMKVDKAWDVTKGAATVIIAIIDSGTDWQHEDLSGNIWMNPKEIANNGIDDDSNGFIDDVRGWDFVGNISVADAQNGIVRPDNDPRVNGTITDNTAHGTVVGGCSGAVTNNAKGVASPGFNCKIIPIKCGSDNANFGGILQGYPAIAYAADLGAHIINCSWGGSGIDPGAQDVIDYATAKGSLVVAASGNDGLNNETYLQSPASLDGVFAVGSCSVSDRVSNFSNYGRNVDVYAPGENILSTYPNNQYRGLTGTSFSSPLTSGVAALVKAVHSDWTPEMIAAQIRGTVDPLIGVTIDTRPMYWGRVNAERAVKVNTSFTSGERMPGLMMKGLSIGGSGSGKITSYARTTVNFTIKNVLADAASVTVVPRLNDPRVKYFGTASISLGAIARNGEVSGSFDVQLDPSYPWYQSNIEVGLTMTSGSYINYEPVMIPVDLPTTNDFSALVQIPSSSWDQFDYTSDGTLFATGSLYGQRAILIGTQSGGGGYQATPFVATALEAVSTSTVFIGGSSSNVPTISRSTTSGSSWSGINVSASMASVEGIRMFDAQNGLAVGNPVGGKFGVVKTTNNGGTWTAVGTAPLSNGSERINRGAVYFRGDAVWFGTSTGRVISSLNKGTTWSQGTIGASGSVIVSVAFRDSSNGIVLYRTGIANDAPFRVASTSNGGANWKQGAANLALGITPVRVDAGNDHHLLIGSNGEVFGSDNNGADWQPVLSQAAGTVLMSKAIMLDRPSVFLSGEFISLLQYRYSGPNGSKLPEFTSSQVGFGTMEPGQSRNRTATIRNVGTSDVLVSQYEIIHEGSTPAPSFSITATPKTTIPAGGSVSVPMRCTASDTGLYTGKLRVTSDGTPSVIELPLFAQVSPSTSVQEDMAAIGPVNVWPNPASNDLSIRGYVPMQATLVSSNGTILYRGQLEPGTTSLDVRGLASGTYHLLLIHGLGVRTLPIVIAR, via the coding sequence ATGAGAATTGCACTCCTTTTATTGATCGCTGTTGTAGCGACAACCGTGAACCTTTCAGCCGGGCTTTTGCCGGGACAGGATGCATACGTGGTGCGGCGTGCACCGGTCTCCTTGCCCAACGGTGTTGAACGGTCCGTTTCGAACACGGTCATCCGACGCACAACTCCCGGCAGCTACGTGCCCGGGATCGTTGTAGTCAAGACCCGGGCTGCACACGGCGTTGCAAAAAGTCAATCAACGATCCCCGGCAGTACGGTCAACCGTTCGCTTGAGGTGCTCAATGTGGCAGATGTGAATTCGGCATATCCACGTGTCAATGATGGAAATCTGGCGCGGGAGATCGGTCTCGACCGCGTGTATCTCATTCGCTACACAGATGCCATAGACCCGTTCGATGCATGCGCACGGCTTATGGACGACCCGGAGGTAGAATACGCCATCCCGATGTATACACACAAGCTCTTCTATGCCCCGAATGACACGCGCTACAGCCAGCAGCCGTGGATGGGCTCAATGAAGGTGGACAAGGCCTGGGACGTAACGAAGGGTGCTGCCACGGTTATCATCGCGATCATTGACTCGGGAACGGACTGGCAGCACGAAGATCTCTCCGGAAACATCTGGATGAATCCTAAGGAGATCGCGAACAACGGCATTGACGATGACTCCAATGGATTCATCGACGATGTTCGAGGGTGGGATTTTGTAGGGAACATCTCCGTAGCTGATGCCCAAAATGGCATCGTCCGTCCAGACAATGACCCACGCGTTAACGGAACGATCACGGACAATACTGCCCACGGTACTGTTGTAGGGGGCTGTTCGGGTGCTGTGACAAACAATGCTAAGGGCGTTGCAAGTCCCGGCTTCAATTGTAAGATCATCCCTATCAAATGTGGTTCGGATAATGCCAACTTTGGCGGCATCCTTCAGGGATATCCGGCAATTGCGTATGCAGCAGACCTCGGCGCGCATATCATCAATTGTTCATGGGGTGGTTCGGGTATCGACCCCGGCGCACAGGACGTTATTGACTATGCAACCGCAAAGGGATCCTTGGTTGTTGCAGCATCTGGCAATGACGGTCTCAACAATGAGACGTATCTGCAATCGCCTGCCAGCCTTGACGGGGTCTTCGCTGTTGGTTCCTGTTCTGTATCAGATCGCGTGTCCAATTTCTCCAACTATGGACGGAATGTGGATGTGTATGCTCCGGGAGAGAACATCCTCAGCACGTATCCGAACAATCAGTATCGCGGACTCACCGGCACATCATTCTCTAGCCCCCTTACATCTGGCGTTGCAGCGCTTGTGAAAGCCGTGCATTCCGATTGGACGCCGGAGATGATCGCTGCACAGATCCGTGGCACAGTTGATCCGCTCATTGGTGTAACCATCGACACTCGTCCTATGTATTGGGGCAGAGTGAATGCTGAACGTGCGGTGAAGGTCAACACATCGTTCACAAGCGGTGAGCGTATGCCTGGTCTAATGATGAAGGGTCTTAGCATTGGTGGGTCTGGATCCGGGAAGATCACTTCCTATGCACGCACCACGGTGAACTTCACGATCAAGAACGTCTTGGCCGATGCAGCATCGGTCACTGTTGTTCCTCGCTTGAATGATCCAAGAGTGAAGTACTTCGGCACGGCGTCGATCTCCCTCGGTGCAATTGCACGCAATGGCGAAGTCAGTGGCTCGTTCGACGTACAGTTGGATCCATCTTATCCTTGGTATCAGTCCAACATCGAGGTTGGCTTGACGATGACCAGCGGATCGTACATCAACTACGAACCAGTGATGATCCCGGTTGATCTTCCAACAACAAACGACTTCTCCGCTCTCGTTCAGATCCCATCTTCAAGTTGGGATCAGTTTGATTACACATCAGATGGAACGCTGTTTGCAACCGGCTCATTGTACGGTCAACGCGCTATCCTCATTGGCACGCAGTCCGGTGGCGGTGGCTACCAAGCTACTCCGTTTGTAGCCACAGCACTCGAAGCCGTTAGTACGAGTACCGTCTTTATCGGCGGTTCATCAAGCAATGTCCCAACAATATCTCGCTCAACAACGAGCGGATCTTCTTGGAGTGGCATCAACGTCAGTGCTTCAATGGCCTCGGTAGAGGGCATTCGCATGTTTGACGCTCAGAATGGCCTCGCAGTCGGCAATCCGGTCGGCGGGAAATTCGGCGTCGTGAAAACGACGAATAATGGTGGTACGTGGACCGCCGTTGGCACGGCTCCACTGTCCAATGGCAGTGAACGCATCAATCGAGGTGCCGTCTACTTCAGAGGTGATGCTGTGTGGTTTGGCACATCGACCGGAAGAGTGATCTCTTCGTTAAACAAGGGAACTACGTGGTCACAAGGAACGATCGGCGCATCTGGTTCCGTCATTGTTTCTGTTGCCTTCAGAGACAGCTCCAACGGCATCGTCCTTTATCGTACCGGCATTGCAAATGATGCCCCTTTCAGAGTTGCTTCTACATCGAATGGTGGTGCAAACTGGAAACAAGGCGCTGCGAACCTCGCCCTTGGCATCACGCCTGTTCGTGTGGATGCCGGCAATGATCACCATCTGTTGATCGGATCGAATGGCGAGGTGTTTGGTTCTGACAACAACGGTGCAGACTGGCAGCCAGTACTGAGCCAGGCTGCTGGCACGGTACTCATGTCAAAGGCCATCATGCTGGATAGACCGTCGGTATTCCTGAGCGGCGAGTTCATCTCGTTGCTCCAATATCGGTACTCAGGCCCGAACGGTTCTAAACTTCCCGAGTTCACCTCATCGCAGGTTGGTTTTGGAACCATGGAGCCAGGCCAATCGCGTAACCGCACTGCAACAATTCGCAATGTTGGCACCAGTGACGTGCTCGTTTCTCAGTATGAGATCATCCATGAAGGATCAACACCAGCCCCCTCCTTTTCGATCACTGCTACACCCAAGACCACGATTCCAGCGGGAGGCAGTGTTAGTGTGCCGATGCGTTGTACAGCCTCTGATACAGGACTTTACACAGGGAAACTTCGCGTGACATCAGACGGCACTCCGTCCGTTATCGAACTTCCGCTGTTTGCGCAGGTATCACCCTCTACCTCCGTACAAGAGGATATGGCTGCTATCGGTCCGGTGAATGTGTGGCCCAACCCGGCAAGCAATGACCTATCGATCAGAGGATACGTCCCGATGCAAGCAACGTTGGTCTCTTCAAACGGCACGATCCTCTATCGCGGACAGCTGGAACCGGGCACCACATCTCTTGATGTTAGGGGGCTTGCCTCGGGTACGTATCACCTGCTTCTCATTCACGGACTTGGTGTTCGTACGTTGCCGATCGTTATCGCGAGATAA
- a CDS encoding DUF2252 domain-containing protein — translation MKFTKTTRSERREQGKLLRDTCSRVDHGKWKARTAKHDVIHLLEESNHDRIKALIPVRYGRMAESPLHFFRGTAIIQARDLFDAPTPGIITQACGDCHLSNFGGFATPERSLAFDINDFDETFPAPWEWDVKRLVASLVVAARYLDFGDATGQEAVRKCVRAYRERIDEYANSKVLDTWYARITIEDILATVKGDKDMTTRVGKKREEARSRTSESVFPKLTKIIDGTPQIIDDPPLIYHFQDQMENLEEMRENIIKTYRASLVSDRRALFDRYQPVDSVIKVVGVGSVGTRCLVTLLLADNDDPLFLQIKEARRSVLEKPHGKSKYAHQGERIVNGQRLMQAATDIFIGWTSGGKGKDYYVRQLRDQKVSAELETMKKRTLVAYAGLCGWALARAHAKGGDAAMIAGYVGKSERLDDGMVTYSLAYADQVERDYASFKKAIRTGRLRTDSSASIGQQFNL, via the coding sequence ATGAAATTCACAAAAACCACCCGCTCGGAACGTAGAGAGCAGGGAAAGCTCCTGCGCGATACCTGCAGTAGGGTCGATCATGGGAAATGGAAGGCTAGAACAGCGAAACATGATGTGATTCACCTTCTTGAGGAGTCCAACCACGACCGAATCAAGGCGCTCATTCCTGTACGGTATGGGCGAATGGCTGAATCGCCACTTCATTTCTTTCGAGGAACTGCGATCATCCAAGCTCGCGACCTCTTTGATGCCCCAACCCCCGGCATCATTACTCAGGCCTGCGGCGACTGTCACCTCAGCAACTTCGGCGGTTTCGCCACTCCGGAACGCTCCCTTGCGTTCGATATCAATGACTTCGACGAAACGTTCCCTGCACCGTGGGAATGGGACGTAAAGAGACTGGTGGCAAGCCTGGTTGTTGCGGCACGCTACCTAGATTTTGGGGATGCAACCGGACAGGAAGCGGTGCGCAAATGCGTGCGTGCGTACAGAGAACGAATTGACGAATACGCGAACAGTAAGGTCCTTGACACTTGGTATGCCCGCATTACGATCGAGGATATCCTCGCCACCGTGAAGGGCGACAAGGACATGACGACGCGTGTTGGCAAGAAAAGGGAGGAGGCGCGTTCCCGTACCTCTGAAAGCGTTTTTCCGAAACTCACGAAGATCATTGATGGAACGCCACAGATCATTGACGATCCGCCCCTTATCTACCACTTCCAAGACCAAATGGAGAACTTGGAGGAGATGAGAGAGAACATCATTAAGACCTATCGGGCCTCATTGGTCTCAGACCGTCGTGCATTGTTCGACAGATATCAACCCGTGGATTCCGTGATCAAAGTCGTTGGGGTCGGGAGTGTTGGTACGCGTTGTTTGGTCACGCTTCTGCTGGCTGATAATGATGATCCACTTTTCCTCCAGATCAAGGAAGCACGCCGCTCTGTCCTAGAAAAGCCACACGGGAAGAGCAAATACGCTCACCAAGGCGAGCGGATCGTGAATGGTCAGCGATTGATGCAGGCTGCCACAGATATCTTCATCGGATGGACCTCGGGTGGGAAGGGCAAGGACTATTATGTTCGCCAACTGCGCGACCAAAAGGTATCGGCAGAGCTGGAGACAATGAAGAAAAGGACCCTTGTAGCATATGCCGGACTCTGCGGCTGGGCCCTTGCTCGGGCGCATGCCAAGGGGGGAGATGCCGCAATGATCGCCGGGTATGTAGGGAAGAGTGAGCGCCTGGATGATGGGATGGTTACGTATTCCTTGGCCTATGCCGACCAGGTCGAGCGTGACTATGCCTCGTTCAAGAAGGCCATCAGAACCGGCCGTCTCCGGACGGATTCAAGCGCGAGCATCGGCCAGCAGTTCAATCTTTGA
- a CDS encoding ABC transporter permease, translating into MKIVGSDSLPLVILVGSFTGAIAALQATNLFAKFNLIGIARPFIGGSIATVVFTELTPVLTALVIAGRVGGAIAAQIGTMKVSEQIDALDMMAIDKDRYLGMPRVMAAITMMPVLAVFSSAVALFGAFVLTSFLFDFSAATFFVSVKNFFNIGEVVRGLFKSLVFGGFTALIGCHVGFSTEGGAEGVGKATVRAFTISAAGILVIDALFGVVL; encoded by the coding sequence ATGAAGATCGTGGGTTCCGATTCTCTGCCGCTGGTGATCCTGGTTGGGTCATTTACCGGAGCGATCGCCGCGCTCCAAGCAACGAACCTCTTTGCCAAGTTCAATCTCATCGGCATTGCGCGCCCGTTCATCGGGGGGTCCATCGCAACCGTGGTGTTCACAGAGCTCACTCCTGTTCTTACAGCACTTGTTATCGCAGGTCGAGTAGGGGGCGCTATCGCCGCACAGATCGGCACAATGAAGGTCTCTGAACAGATCGATGCTCTGGATATGATGGCCATTGATAAAGATCGCTATCTAGGCATGCCACGTGTAATGGCGGCAATTACGATGATGCCGGTCTTGGCCGTGTTCTCTAGTGCGGTTGCACTCTTTGGCGCCTTCGTGTTAACGAGTTTCTTGTTCGACTTCAGTGCCGCCACGTTCTTCGTTTCCGTGAAGAACTTCTTCAACATTGGAGAGGTTGTACGCGGACTCTTCAAGTCTCTCGTGTTCGGTGGGTTCACAGCGCTCATCGGCTGTCACGTTGGCTTCAGTACCGAGGGTGGTGCTGAAGGTGTTGGCAAGGCCACTGTACGTGCATTCACGATCTCCGCAGCCGGTATCCTCGTGATCGATGCACTGTTTGGCGTAGTGTTGTAA